A genomic segment from Stenotrophomonas maltophilia encodes:
- a CDS encoding alpha/beta hydrolase, with the protein MKHFVPPSRRGPLARGLAALMMGLLLATPYAHAQQRNPLQKIGHTVLDEAAASYRFEHFVVDSPDQQRRWRVNLAIPAKAGKTPSPVLYALDGNAVAMVLDQPLLAELAARKAPPVLVLIGYDNDLRIDSKARTRDYTAWIDRADDESGTTQAVGGGAAAFLDVIERRIKPEVERRARIDTQQQALWGHSLGGLFVLNALYTRPAAFQSYLAASPSLWWSQGAALGDPEQQFVQNVHGQPARLWLMLGGAERVGDRGKRDMNNPRVVAHLRRIGGATPDAAMQLSERLGKVPGLSVQYREFDGLGHGPMLPASFHAALHELYGVTDRSAGDGAPNGGDNAAE; encoded by the coding sequence ATGAAGCATTTCGTCCCGCCTTCGCGCCGTGGTCCGCTGGCCCGCGGCCTGGCCGCCTTGATGATGGGTCTGCTCCTGGCCACCCCGTACGCGCATGCACAGCAGCGCAATCCGCTGCAGAAGATCGGCCATACCGTGCTCGATGAGGCGGCGGCGAGCTATCGTTTCGAGCATTTCGTGGTGGACAGCCCAGACCAGCAGCGCCGCTGGCGGGTGAACCTGGCGATCCCGGCCAAGGCCGGCAAGACGCCATCGCCGGTGCTGTACGCGCTGGACGGCAACGCCGTCGCCATGGTCCTGGATCAGCCGTTGCTGGCCGAGCTGGCCGCGCGCAAGGCGCCGCCGGTGCTGGTGCTGATCGGCTACGACAACGACCTGCGCATCGATTCCAAGGCGCGCACCCGCGACTACACCGCGTGGATCGACCGCGCCGATGACGAGAGCGGTACGACCCAGGCGGTCGGCGGTGGCGCCGCAGCCTTCCTGGATGTGATCGAACGCCGCATCAAGCCGGAAGTCGAGCGTCGCGCACGCATCGATACGCAGCAGCAAGCGCTGTGGGGTCACTCGTTGGGTGGGCTGTTCGTGCTCAATGCGTTGTACACCCGCCCCGCCGCCTTCCAGTCCTATCTGGCCGCCAGCCCGTCGCTGTGGTGGAGCCAGGGTGCGGCCCTGGGTGATCCGGAACAGCAGTTCGTGCAGAACGTGCACGGCCAGCCGGCAAGGCTCTGGCTGATGCTGGGCGGTGCCGAGCGTGTCGGTGATCGCGGCAAGCGTGACATGAACAACCCGCGCGTGGTCGCGCACCTGCGCCGCATCGGCGGCGCCACCCCGGATGCCGCGATGCAGTTGTCCGAGCGGCTGGGCAAGGTGCCGGGCCTGAGCGTGCAGTACCGCGAGTTCGACGGCCTCGGTCACGGCCCGATGCTGCCGGCGTCGTTCCACGCTGCGCTGCATGAGCTGTACGGCGTGACCGACCGCAGCGCCGGCGATGGCGCGCCCAACGGTGGTGACAACGCCGCCGAATGA
- a CDS encoding YncE family protein — MSFRPSFRLTSLAAGLLLAVTATAQPVFDQPANATFKGEVVSRGENVVPGSTADVVGRGFVPGQKVSLLRGDSVLNAQPVVVDADGSFKTQLSIPTDAVPGTHPVVVRASQPAAATVLKLRVSPQLPLSGQAQFATQSNKLVPGLYQSAYSAASNAVFVTSAVGRPPVTQSQLLKLDPKSLKVTKAITPAQVPGSTNGAVYAVYGVGVDDTNGNVWVTNTRQNSIAVYRQKDLSLVHQFPVDTVPHARDVVVDGTHGKVFASATGEDHLSVFDAKTFKELPAVTLESGVDDGKFTPMSLVLDEKAGKLFTVSIGTPEAAVIDVASGKVEKVIDLGNSISASGVAFDAARNRLYVASQGTDNLLIVDVAAGKVLHDVPVGAGALNVAFDDASGLAYVSNRGAGTVTVVNGDGKVVANLDGGTLPNHVRADGKGNVFAVNKSRGAEDPKGDRITRITPKQ; from the coding sequence ATGTCGTTCCGTCCGTCTTTCCGTCTTACCTCTCTCGCCGCCGGTCTGCTGCTGGCAGTGACCGCCACCGCCCAGCCGGTGTTCGATCAGCCGGCCAACGCCACCTTCAAGGGTGAGGTCGTCTCACGCGGTGAGAACGTGGTTCCCGGCAGCACCGCCGATGTGGTCGGTCGTGGCTTCGTGCCGGGCCAGAAGGTCAGCCTGTTGCGCGGCGACAGCGTGCTCAACGCCCAGCCGGTGGTGGTCGATGCCGATGGCAGCTTCAAGACCCAGCTGAGCATTCCGACGGACGCGGTGCCGGGCACCCATCCGGTGGTGGTGCGCGCCAGCCAGCCGGCTGCGGCCACGGTGCTGAAGCTGCGCGTGTCGCCGCAGCTGCCGCTGTCCGGCCAGGCGCAGTTCGCCACCCAGTCCAACAAGCTGGTGCCCGGCCTGTACCAGTCAGCCTACAGCGCCGCCAGCAATGCGGTGTTCGTGACCTCGGCGGTCGGCCGTCCGCCGGTGACCCAGTCGCAGCTGCTGAAGCTGGACCCGAAGTCGCTGAAGGTGACCAAGGCGATCACCCCGGCGCAGGTGCCGGGCAGCACCAATGGCGCGGTCTATGCGGTCTACGGTGTGGGCGTGGATGACACCAACGGCAATGTCTGGGTGACCAATACCCGCCAGAACTCGATCGCGGTCTACCGCCAGAAGGACCTGTCGCTGGTCCACCAGTTCCCGGTCGACACCGTGCCGCACGCGCGCGACGTGGTGGTCGATGGCACCCACGGCAAGGTGTTCGCCTCGGCCACGGGTGAAGACCACCTGTCGGTGTTCGATGCCAAGACCTTCAAGGAGCTGCCGGCAGTGACGCTGGAATCCGGCGTGGATGACGGCAAGTTCACCCCGATGAGCCTGGTGCTGGACGAGAAGGCCGGCAAGCTGTTCACCGTCAGCATCGGCACGCCGGAAGCGGCGGTGATCGATGTGGCCAGCGGCAAGGTCGAGAAGGTCATCGACCTGGGCAATTCGATCAGTGCCTCGGGCGTGGCCTTCGACGCGGCACGCAACCGCCTTTACGTAGCCTCGCAGGGCACCGACAACCTGCTGATCGTCGACGTGGCGGCCGGCAAGGTGCTGCATGACGTGCCGGTCGGCGCCGGTGCGCTGAACGTCGCCTTCGATGATGCCTCCGGCCTGGCCTATGTCAGCAACCGTGGCGCTGGCACGGTCACCGTGGTGAATGGTGACGGCAAGGTGGTCGCCAACCTCGATGGCGGCACGCTGCCGA